One window from the genome of Diabrotica virgifera virgifera chromosome 6, PGI_DIABVI_V3a encodes:
- the LOC114333628 gene encoding methyltransferase-like 26 isoform X3: protein MEFLKQYAPDTVSKQRKKVNFPSADRNKEPILEVLKQYFDNTIEGKVIEISSGTGQHAAHFAPHFPKLTFQPTENEPSLLESISAYAADTPTKNVKEPLLVNVVDDWTKWNVSNDFDYAINVNMIHVTPFSCTIGLFKNISSVLKPGGLLVTYGAYANNGVLEPESNRQFDKSIRQRDPNCGVRDIQDIVKVSESYGIKLKEIIEMPANNKCLIWQKNNE, encoded by the exons atgGAATTTTTAAAGCAATATGCTCCTGATACAGTGAGTAAACAAAG GAAAAAAGTAAACTTTCCTTCAGCAGACAGAAACAAAGAACCTATCCTAGAAGTGCTCAAACAATATTTTGATAACACCATTGAAGGGAAAGTTATAGAAATTTCATCTGGAACTGGCCAGCATGCAGCACATTTTGCTCCACATTTTCCAAAACTAACTTTCCAACCAACAGAAAACGAGCCCTCCTTATTAGAAAGTATTTCAGCTTATGCCGCAGATACACCcacaaaaaatgtcaaagaaccaCTTCTGGTAAACGTGGTGGATGATTGGACGAAATGGAACGTATCGAATGATTTTGATTACGCAATAAATGTAAACATGATACACGTTACACCGTTTTCATGCACGATAGGCCTTTTCAAGAATATCAGCTCAGTTTTAAAGCCAGGAGGATTGCTTGTCACTTATGGAGCGTATGCAAATAATGGCGTTTTGGAACCTGAGTCTAATAGACAGTTTGACAAGAGTATAAGGCAGAGGGATCCAAATTGTGGAGTAAGGGATATTCAAGATATCGTTAAAGTGTCAGAATCGTATGGAATTAAACTTAAGGAGATAATCGAAATGCCAgccaataataaatgtttaatcTGGCAAAAAAACaatgaatga
- the LOC114333628 gene encoding methyltransferase-like 26 isoform X1: MSFSIGKKLLKLKFPFRMEFLKQYAPDTVSKQRKKVNFPSADRNKEPILEVLKQYFDNTIEGKVIEISSGTGQHAAHFAPHFPKLTFQPTENEPSLLESISAYAADTPTKNVKEPLLVNVVDDWTKWNVSNDFDYAINVNMIHVTPFSCTIGLFKNISSVLKPGGLLVTYGAYANNGVLEPESNRQFDKSIRQRDPNCGVRDIQDIVKVSESYGIKLKEIIEMPANNKCLIWQKNNE; this comes from the exons atgGAATTTTTAAAGCAATATGCTCCTGATACAGTGAGTAAACAAAG GAAAAAAGTAAACTTTCCTTCAGCAGACAGAAACAAAGAACCTATCCTAGAAGTGCTCAAACAATATTTTGATAACACCATTGAAGGGAAAGTTATAGAAATTTCATCTGGAACTGGCCAGCATGCAGCACATTTTGCTCCACATTTTCCAAAACTAACTTTCCAACCAACAGAAAACGAGCCCTCCTTATTAGAAAGTATTTCAGCTTATGCCGCAGATACACCcacaaaaaatgtcaaagaaccaCTTCTGGTAAACGTGGTGGATGATTGGACGAAATGGAACGTATCGAATGATTTTGATTACGCAATAAATGTAAACATGATACACGTTACACCGTTTTCATGCACGATAGGCCTTTTCAAGAATATCAGCTCAGTTTTAAAGCCAGGAGGATTGCTTGTCACTTATGGAGCGTATGCAAATAATGGCGTTTTGGAACCTGAGTCTAATAGACAGTTTGACAAGAGTATAAGGCAGAGGGATCCAAATTGTGGAGTAAGGGATATTCAAGATATCGTTAAAGTGTCAGAATCGTATGGAATTAAACTTAAGGAGATAATCGAAATGCCAgccaataataaatgtttaatcTGGCAAAAAAACaatgaatga
- the LOC114333628 gene encoding methyltransferase-like 26 isoform X2, with translation MLLHNIDRICNYYIKMEFLKQYAPDTVSKQRKKVNFPSADRNKEPILEVLKQYFDNTIEGKVIEISSGTGQHAAHFAPHFPKLTFQPTENEPSLLESISAYAADTPTKNVKEPLLVNVVDDWTKWNVSNDFDYAINVNMIHVTPFSCTIGLFKNISSVLKPGGLLVTYGAYANNGVLEPESNRQFDKSIRQRDPNCGVRDIQDIVKVSESYGIKLKEIIEMPANNKCLIWQKNNE, from the exons atgGAATTTTTAAAGCAATATGCTCCTGATACAGTGAGTAAACAAAG GAAAAAAGTAAACTTTCCTTCAGCAGACAGAAACAAAGAACCTATCCTAGAAGTGCTCAAACAATATTTTGATAACACCATTGAAGGGAAAGTTATAGAAATTTCATCTGGAACTGGCCAGCATGCAGCACATTTTGCTCCACATTTTCCAAAACTAACTTTCCAACCAACAGAAAACGAGCCCTCCTTATTAGAAAGTATTTCAGCTTATGCCGCAGATACACCcacaaaaaatgtcaaagaaccaCTTCTGGTAAACGTGGTGGATGATTGGACGAAATGGAACGTATCGAATGATTTTGATTACGCAATAAATGTAAACATGATACACGTTACACCGTTTTCATGCACGATAGGCCTTTTCAAGAATATCAGCTCAGTTTTAAAGCCAGGAGGATTGCTTGTCACTTATGGAGCGTATGCAAATAATGGCGTTTTGGAACCTGAGTCTAATAGACAGTTTGACAAGAGTATAAGGCAGAGGGATCCAAATTGTGGAGTAAGGGATATTCAAGATATCGTTAAAGTGTCAGAATCGTATGGAATTAAACTTAAGGAGATAATCGAAATGCCAgccaataataaatgtttaatcTGGCAAAAAAACaatgaatga